One Cucumis melo cultivar AY chromosome 8, USDA_Cmelo_AY_1.0, whole genome shotgun sequence genomic window, GCATTTTTTTTGTAAGTCATCAATTACATGTCgtaaaaataattttaggaggaagtttaattattaattcttcattttcattatttaattactaGTATTTTCATTACTTTgtgttttttaaataataagtcacaaatttaatattagttatttatttgaaaaataagatACTTGTAAtatgttaaaaaaatttatcccatatgtttttattttatctttttaacaCTCATTTATTCTTACTTATAAACcatcaaaatttgacttttttaaATCGGATTTTGACCCTATATAAAAACTCAATACTATAACAAACTTCAACATTATTTTATATGTTTGTCAAAAAACAATATCTAAATTATCGATTCAATTCTAGATTATACACATGTTAATTCTTTTTAAGGATATTTACGGTTAGAATTTTATAGGGaattcaaactaaaatattttaaatgttcaaatttaacTAATATTTAAGTGTAATTCCAAGTAGTTAAAAGTTTACGTTAATAATCAATAATGAGAGCTAGATTTTAGTAATTAAacattataaataataaaattatacaaaCTTTGTTCAAGATCCTCAATCTTTACCAcattattcattattcattatGCTATATAATCACAATAGaaacacaaaaataaaaataaaaataaataaacgatagtttaaaaaaaaatagattgaTTGGTACATAAATAAAAGAGATATTATTAAAATAAGCTTAATTCTGATCGACATAATCTTTCATCTTAAAAGTTGAAGATTCAGTCTCTTGTCTCACAATTGTTGTAGCAcaatttgaaacgatttatagAATTTGATAAACTATTTATAGATCAGATTCTACTagtgaaaaacaaaaaaaatactgaactaaactcaaaataaaaaaacaaaatcaacatTTCCAAAACCTAAAAGGACTGaatagaaatttaataaactaGAAGGATGAAATTGAAAACCAACGTATAGGcgtaataaatattaatccttgcTAAAacatgaaagaagaagaagtaaatGGAGAAACACTTTTCTCCATCTACCTGTTTCCTACTccaaaattaatttcaattaGTTGAGAGTTAGAATAATCCCCAAATTTTCAAATGTCTCCATAAATTCCCAAATTCTCACTATTCTTCTCCCAAAATCTGCCATGGAAATcgcttcttcttcctcctcttcgATCAAAGACCCCAAATCCACTCaatccgccgccgccgccgccgccgcccgtTCCCGGAAACGCCGCAACACCTGCATCGGAATCTCCATCGCCATCCTCCTCCTCCTCATCATCTTAATCATCATTCTCGCCTTCACAGTCTTCAAAGCCAAACGTCCAATCACCACCGTCAATTCCGTTGCCCTAGCCGATCTCGACGTGTCGCTAAACCTAGCCAGAGTCTCCGTCGACATCAACGTCACTCTAATTGCCGGCATCGCAATCACGAACCCTAACAAGGTCGGATTCAGCTACAAGAACAGCACCGCGTTTTTGAATTACAGAGGGGAATTGGTCGGAGAAGCGCCGATTATGGCTGGAAAGATCGACGCAGGAGAGAGGAAGGAGATGAATATCACGCTGACGATTATGGCGGATCGGTTACTGAAGACGACAACGGTGTTTTCGGATGTAGTGGCGGGATCTATGCCGTTGAATACGTATGCGAGGATTTCAGGTAAGGTGAAGATTTTGGGGATTTTTAACATTCATGTGGTTTCAACTACGTCTTGTGATTTCAATGTGGATATATCGGAGAGGAAAGTTGGAGATCAACAGTGTAATTATCATACTAAGATctgattgattgattgattgattgattgattaaGCTTCTTCTTGTTTTGTTCTTATTGTTGTTCTTGGTAAATTATGAAAGAGATTTGTAGGGTGAATTAGGGGTGTTTGTAGAGTGTTGTAATTGATCGATTTGGGATTTAGTTACTATTTTTGTACTAAACTTCCTCTCTTATGTTTGCTGTTGTTTTTTAatgtaaaattacaaatttaatccTAAACTGTGAGCATAGTATCGGTAATCGATTCCTCTGACTATGAAGAATACAAACAATTAATTGATATGGAATTAGGTGGTTTAAGCTTTTGAATTTGTTGTAAAATGTTGtctctttaaatttttttccaaATCAGTGACATTGACTCACCCTACCTTATAGTTAATTATATTGTGAGGTTTGTGGGTGTTCTAAGATATTTGTTTGAATTGATATTCAACGCTTAAAATGACTGACCCAGAGGATTGAGGTAGGTTACACTCTAATTCATTTCTTTGATGGATATGAAAATcgtaattaaaagttaaaaatatgaaattgGGTTCTGAGTGATTGGATACTGTTTTTTAAGTTATATATTGAATATGAAAAAGATAATTTTAATTCTTCTCTTAAATATGGACTAAGAACAAAATTCAATACATTAAACTTTTTCACAAatatttcccttttttttttttttttttttttttttatttttctgtttttcATAATCTCCATTTCTCTTTCGACAATGATGACATACATTTTTAAtctttcaaattaatttttgatATGAAAAATGTATTTAAAACATTTGTTTTGAAACCCATAAAATAAAGATGTGAaacatgtttttaattttttaaaaataaatttgacgttatgaaaattacatttaaaattaatttggtGATAAATTACATTACATctaaaaaaattacattaattttttgatgatatgaaaatcattttaaaatcagaattaaaatttagaaaataaaatagacgattttaaaaaaaattgtttttgttttaaaacttgGCTAAGAACGTAAATGTTTTAAGGAGAAACTAGGAATAAGAAATGATACAAATAATCGAGGTGACAAACCTACTAACTTTCGAAATAAAGTTTTGGATTCCTCGAATAAAAAAGATCAGATGTACAATCTAATAGGttaattgatttttgaaaatttttaatttaggaGGATTCTAATtagatagaaaaattaaaagttttagAATTCACTCTAGTTTATTGATATATTATTTTTGCCtataaattaagtttaaaagTATCACCTCAAGTGGCTCAGGTTCATGCtctttttatgaaattattttgttATCTTACTTTTTAGATATGAATTCAAACactaagaaattttttttttcaatttagataTAGATCGAAagattttctttcaaaatatggaaaatcattaaaaaaataaagagaaaaatcaaatttttaaagAAACCAAATCATTCAGAGAACTAACCACAACCACACGTTTTCTCCATAAAAGCAGAGGAGAATAAATTTGAGTAATATAAGGAACCCTAGCCACTTCTTCAAAGCTAAAAGAAAGAATCAAACATCGTAGTATTGATTAAACTATGCACCGTCCCATTTGCATTACGTAGCCACCAAGGAAAAGAAGCAAATGAGAGAACCAAACTAGACTTAGTTTGgtaaataaatgattatttgatgACTATAAAGTTTGTCTTTCTTTTGAAGTTTTgctcaaaaataaaaattaagaattaagaattaaaaaatgcTTGTCTGTATTTTTAAACATATCTCAGCAGCTGATGATCTCAATATTTTCGTGTGACTTAATAAAGTTATATTGCTTattatgaaaatttttataattgcATTATCAAAAAAGGATGTACACTATCGTAAcattaaattcaaatatttctTAACAATACTTATATATGAATTCTCATATTTCTCAATCTCAATTAAATTAGACctaataaataatttgatattaaaatttaatggGGGTGATATGGAGTCTTCACAACtttaattaggaattgaatGGGTTGATGTGGAAGTAAATGTTGAGATTCATGACTTCAATGAAAAAGTTGGAAGTTTCTTAATTTTCAACGAAGGTTGATGTCAACTCCAAATTTTAGTCTGATCCTCGAagttttaaatattataaaataaaataaaatatttataaatataacaaaatgttaGATAGATACTAATAGATTACTATTATTTGTCATTGATAGACCTAATATAAATGTCTATTAATGATAAATGGTGATACTTTattatacttttaaatatttcagcgcttttgttctttaaaataaagaaaaaaatcgtTTTGATCCTAGTTTTGGATATAGTTTCTATTTAGTTCCTAGGTCTCAAATGTTATGTATTTAgtcttttaagttttaaattagATTTCGATTTAGTTCCTACATTTTAAAACGATACAATTTTACTATTgacatttgaattttatttcaatttgattttatatttcaatatttacaatttttaaacCTCAAATTTTTCAATGCTGGtgtatatattaataaattaaaataattaaataaattgtaattaattaaatttcactattttttatcacttttaaaattaactttaaaattttacttcttaattatattaaattaattaataaacattGACATTAACATTTGTAAACgagtatttaataaaaatatttaaagttaaaaaccgtaaaatattaaattttagggactaaattaaaataaaattcaaatcttagtagtaaaatcttaatattttgatactttaaaaactaaattgaaaccaaaataaaaaaattaaagattaaatatgtaatcttttgaaatttaaagaCTAAATAAAAGTTAGACTCAAaatttaggaaaaagaaaaagtttaatCTTTTTTCCATAAAATGATACCTCTATGCGTAGGGATCTCCTGTATTGGTTGGTTTGAGACCGAAGGTTTGCCTCACCCTATGTATCTAAAAATAAAGATTCAATGATCATATTTTCACTCTTAAAATTAGACTAAAttctaattttcttaatttattatttaacaCAACTatgaaataattttattttaataaacaaaagaaaaaaaaaacgaatgAAGACCAGAACAGAACAGACTATACTTTATACTATATTTACATATCTTTATACTATATTTACATATCATGAAAGTAAATATTAGTTGACAATAAGCTTTTATTAATTTACTATGAAcatgtttttattaatttactATGAACATGCTTTTATGTTAAGAAATTCATATAATTATTCATTTACAATACCATAGTACAATTAATACATTacataaggaaaaaagtaaattaaatttagaGATGGCATATTGtaagttgattttttttttaatttagtataagtttaggttttaaaatttaagattcAAATTTGAGTATAATGATAGCATTTATAGGTTGTTTCTGAccaaaataaatctaaaaacatttttcaacgATAACATTGGAGTTGTCTAtcaaaattttttttattgaaaatctaaagcataaaagaaaatatggaCTGGGTGAGATTTTGGAATAAGTAGAACTAAGGCTTCCTTTGGTATTATGTTTCCAATCATAAAAAGAGATAACAACCAAATCATTTTTTAACTTAACAAAAGTCTAAAAATAGTAGCTTTTCCTTTTAGCTTCGGTGAAAGTTGGCAGGTGAAAATTTGCCAACTTcttcaaaaatttaaataaacataCGAGAAATTGTcagtaaaaaaagaaactatatacaaattatattaagaaaaaaaaaatctcaaaatttagttcattcattttttataggaattattttctaaaacttttataaaataatttagataAGATAAGTTTATTGATATTTAGAAGgatattttcaattataaaaagaaaaaaatcaaaactatttataaaatataaaaaaaaatctaaaaaattataaatcacatccaatttaaaataaattataaatgaattatttatagaaattagaaaacaacaaaacaatAAAGCTAAGTTAGTTGATGTAActaatttacaataataaagtATTAATTTATCAAATACTATAACTATTTAGAAAGTGGAGAGCAAACCAAAAATGGTGTAGGGAGTTGTAAATGCGCTCCATGTAGTTTCCTTTTCATGTTAGAAAGAAACATtgaaatttgtttgttttatatTCATCGCTCATATATCACCTAACTCTCCACCCTAATTACAAGTAAAACATTATAATTACTTTTGGTTCcatttattctttaaaattttaatttacgACTATTTATGTTTATGCAACCCGTTCAAATTATTTGTgttttatacatatataaaattGCTCTTAACTCGtaaattaaaacattataatCAATCCTAAACTTTctcatttcaagaaaaaaaaggattttTTCATAAActaggaaaataaaaaaaaaaaaaaaaaaaaaaaacagagagaaaaACATACGCTCAAAattgagaagaaaagaaaaaactaatggAAAAAAGGTGTTTCTCAAAATTCATGATTCACATATGAGTGGCGACAAATGGTTtacaaacaaaaataacaaaacaatttTAGGATAAGTTTAATTGACTTTCTGCATGCCTACAAAATTAATCAAAAAGTTAATCCAAACAAACTCTTAATCAACAACCAAATAATTTTTGGTTTGCAAAAACTTCATATCAAACACTTTTCTATTGACATAAATTATTTGAAGAGATTATTACAATGTTGGTTGGAAGTTTTGAAGCACAAAGTATATGAGAAAAAAGTTGTCTTAGTGTTTCAATTTATAGCCTGTGTTATTAAGGATTacataaattttcaaatttaccTCCATCAGTTATTTTGAGGAAGCCAAACATTTTTTCTTACACTTATACTAAAAAATGGACACTAAGATCCGTACAATCGCTACAATTAAAGAGCTAATCTTGAAATTTTGCCAACCACACTCAATACCCCTTCTAAGTGCCATATTTCAAACCATAAATCTCAAAATGGAGAACATTTCGGTGAAGTCTAACTATTTGGAGGTTTGTAAATCTACTTAACGATGTCTCCTTCAGTACTTTTTATTGATGAAGCTAAGAATAATAGTTAGAATATGCTCTCTTCTAGGTGAGGCAATATCACAACTTCCTCttatttacctttttttttcttttattctgaTTAGGTATCTATATCTCACGATAAATTCTTTAATTTCCTAATGACGTTTGAATCCTAAATCCCAAAGACTCGAATTCAAATATGATAACATCACACCATTAGTGTAATTGCTATAACAACACAACAAGTTATAGTTGGTGCCACATTGAAAAATACTTTCTTGGAATCAAAGTGAAGAATaatcctttacaaaaaaaaaaaaaaaaaaaaggacaaaagaCCATTTTAATGATAGTTTGAAATCAAAGTTGATAAAAAGAATAATCCTTCAAACGACCATTTCTATAATAGTTTCAAATCAAAGTTAGTTGAATGATTTTGCCTTAGAGGAAAGTCATAATTAAGGATCAATTCATCATCACTTAATAATTGTTTCATTATTTGTTAGGTGTTACTATTTCCATTGTTGTTGGAATTTCCAGTTCCAAGAAACCATGTCGATAACACCAATAACGGCCTTAATCCACTTTGTAAAATTCATCTCCACCAAAATCAAGCACCAGGGTTGAAATCACCTAACTGTAACTATATATATAGTTTCGATCAGTTTTCATACGAAAAAAAGAACATAGAACGAAGCCATTCTTACTCAATAGCAACAAATTTGATGTCTTGCagaaatgaaaaatacaaaaagttGAGTTTACAAGGAAATTGCTTTCTGATGAATCTTAAAGAGCGCAGAAAACCAAAAGTCAACGAAATCAACAATACGGTTCCAATTGAACCAACAAGACGCTTGATGATCCAAATCTTACTTAGAAAAGTATTCTAAATGAACCATAAAGTCAAATGATTAGAAAAAACATCGGATACCTAGATCCAACCAAGAAGCATTCGACTATTAACTATAAAGAAAAGGTGCTTGTCAAGCAACAAAATCCCACAGAATCAGGCTACAAATCTTCTCTATACATCTTCAGACATTAGTCTTGTGGGTCCTTTTAAGGTGTTCAAGTCAATTTCAGCACTCAATGTAACTGTCACATGATATATATTACATTTTGATCATAAAACTTGTATGACCCAAATTCTACGTTGATGATCAGTATAAAATTTAAGCCCATTCCCACCACACCTTACGTCTTCACATGGTCTAAAGACCACTAGACCAAGCTCAATTAGTTTATTTGAAGTCAGTATTTATTTAATGGAAATTAAAAGTGAAACTGAGCTTATCCAACTAACAACTAGATCAAAAAGTAGGACCTAATAAAAAGTAAGTTAGGATTCCATCAAATCTCAAAAGGTAGTGTCCTTTTAAGACTTGTACTACACCCATCGTTGAAAGTTGCCACTTTCTGCCTGCTAAAAGGAAGAGAGCAAGAGCAACACCCATGCCTCAGCCACCAAGAGAATCTGAATCTGACTGCCAccaatttcttctttcttactTCTTTCTTCTTACTTCTTTGCTGTTCAAAAGAGGCAGCCATCACCATCAGGTTTTAATAATGATAAGTCAGAAAATGATAAGGAATGGGCCTTCACATACCTAACATAACATTTCTCATTTCATGGAAGCATCAGTTCCGACCCTACATCAATCCATTTTCTGAAGCATCTGCATGAACATTAAGTTCTAGTATTCTATTCCACAATCACCTGGGAGTTCCATAATCGCTCATTTTCGAACCCCAGATCATTTAGACATCTCAAATCAATATGTGCTTTGTTATGGAATCAAAAAGACATTTACTTGGTTCACTAATATTTTGTTTGCTACGCCCACAGGCAAAAGAAGAGTATTTGtgattagagaaaaaaaataatagaacgTAGATTTAGAGACATTTACGGAATATAATGCACTcttaaataatgtaaataacaAGACCTCATGCCCGTTCATTCGGAGCACTAGATAAGATATTCAGACATTCCAACAATTTCAAAGAATAAAATCATAAATTAGTAATCCGACTCACATCATATGTCTTGTATCTTCAATAGTTCAAAGTTATTTCAATTGCCACCAGCATATTCCAGTCTTAAATAATTCGTAAAATAGCTAACTAGATTCAAACTAATATGAAAAACTGGAGCGTTGGAACTTGTAAGGTCCTTGGTTGTGAAATCACCAGAAGATCCAAAAAGATTAGTTAttaatgaaatgaaaatttaaCATTCAATATAGAAGGTGAGCTAGAAATGGTACAATCCTGACAGAAAAAAAGTAAGAGTCTACAAGTTCTTTTGGCAAATGATACCAGTAACAAATAATTCTTCATTCAGCATTTCTACAAGTGGATCTCTGCCTAGGAAATAAAGTAATATCAGCTAAAGGAATAAAAATGACATCATATTAACAACTTGCTGATCAGAGTAACAAAGAGGATTGGTTTATTAGTCAATATCATTTTCAACAATCCTACTCTTAACCAAACTGAGGAGATGAGATCACAAGACAAACATCCATGATCCAACCCAACCAGCTTGTTCATCAAAAGAAGACTTCCAAAATTTACAATAATCAGCCTGCTTCACTGGAGATTTTGCTAGTCATACAATCAGTACAGAAACGTCAGATGTTCAAATTAGCAAGTAA contains:
- the LOC103501497 gene encoding uncharacterized protein LOC103501497 produces the protein MEIASSSSSSIKDPKSTQSAAAAAAARSRKRRNTCIGISIAILLLLIILIIILAFTVFKAKRPITTVNSVALADLDVSLNLARVSVDINVTLIAGIAITNPNKVGFSYKNSTAFLNYRGELVGEAPIMAGKIDAGERKEMNITLTIMADRLLKTTTVFSDVVAGSMPLNTYARISGKVKILGIFNIHVVSTTSCDFNVDISERKVGDQQCNYHTKI